A window of the Trichoderma asperellum chromosome 4, complete sequence genome harbors these coding sequences:
- a CDS encoding uncharacterized protein (EggNog:ENOG41), with translation MLGVSNFKVVAYTMSSEGIPKYHIAPNFSIPPVEAGGLLQLGSIIANVSSADKPPVNEDSHVHILQTELFCSHQGDFTATKSRMESGDCGVWAKFIGRAGLGGELSWGTERSAEDVYRFRSMDTIYFKPSEAYIKESMRRSEVQDYLDGSGTSYVYMVTGLKTARGPSVRMHKSFKSKVSVELGLHEPGGLTMKVGPKFNTSKNMRWENSFQDSTDFIIGIRVNKLMYKKHWLSRARKTLYDEEYNKGATMVDDDTHEKCVDEVIDLGDDAEDQFEIEKYVIDDEINETMWVTG, from the coding sequence ATGCTCGGAGTTTCAAATTTTAAAGTAGTCGCCTATACCATGTCAAGCGAGGGAATTCCTAAATACCATATCGCGCCCAACTTCTCCATACCGCCAGTTGAGGCGGGAGGGCTCTTACAGTTGGGCTCCATTATCGCCAATGTCAGTAGCGCAGACAAACCACCCGTTAACGAGGACTCCCATGTACACATTCTGCAAACAGAGCTATTCTGCAGCCACCAAGGGGATTTCACAGCGACAAAATCGCGCATGGAAAGCGGTGACTGCGGTGTGTGGGCGAAATTTATCGGTAGAGCTGGCCTCGGTGGCGAGCTGAGCTGGGGGACTGAAAGGTCTGCTGAGGATGTCTACCGCTTTCGTAGCATGGATACTATATATTTCAAACCATCAGAGGCATATATCAAGGAAAGTATGAGGCGGTCAGAGGTACAAGACTACCTTGATGGCTCTGGGACTAGTTACGTCTATATGGTCACTGGCCTAAAGACTGCCAGAGGTCCATCAGTGAGGATGCATAAGAGCTTCAAGTCCAAGGTTTCAGTCGAGTTGGGCTTACACGAGCCAGGCGGGTTAACTATGAAGGTTGGACCCAAATTCAATACCTCCAAGAATATGAGGTGGGAGAATAGCTTCCAAGACTCTACCGATTTTATTATTGGCATCCGCGTTAATAAGCTCATGTACAAGAAGCATTGGCTAAGCCGTGCACGAAAAACCTTGTATGATGAAGAGTACAACAAAGGTGCAACGATGGTGGACGATGATACACATGAGAAATGCGTTGACGAAGTTATTGATTTGGGCGACGACGCAGAAGATCAATTCGAAATAGAGAAATATGTTATTGATGATGAGATAAATGAGACAATGTGGGTAACTGGGTAG
- a CDS encoding uncharacterized protein (EggNog:ENOG41), which translates to MRDTTGSSGQVVENEVDEYGKAVTSIYHATNICFNIFEHLISVVNADSLTKHMLLVSDIEPEEKMKGIPRDVTGIRNSFVLWVDHTKALATAGASLDDMLQEDDKIKDTVVALLEMIERNLNRLRQNCGKNPTFLDEESQRWLTSIDSALNRLNELARAISKKSIKPQEELVIFTSNEDKVFHEKVIAHIKSKFPKARPSLREYMGARIVARRRTLMLKCRRANKSKATQNEGYAEVEYPDMPQTKPGETHFQCPYCLKQLQVTELKERNDEYWRLHINQDLLPYICPFTSCPGSMFAHQAHWSSHMAIVHSKEWPRKVHSRIWDCNLDHETPVEFNNEADWKTHMEDISLHKSRSNPLTGNRLDDHIVTKQQLCLREPFVCPFCEEKPKSFENPGGRGNQAEMESSLTSHIADHIRSLLLMALPAFDSEVTDAAKRPVGHKVSQKEQSKPLRKVLRESLITCALNKEKRFIPRRQLEMKCDIEAVARELKKAFPRSDPNFYEKLASLICHGQTRNSSLISKPCFKIFAILVLLDKARLIDYFQKHSVCDDDLPFYCTPDFGKMWSNKTGEKDYIKFPDGIDDEFIEAFARVQWSVLAPAFESPKSSSLRCNFYEFDDMIILPITNVSDNKHQGGFGLVEKVQLHEEHNGFKHSHFALKTIHSMMPFDLKDNFFRQELDAFQKAKPHSHLIEVCAAFKKGENYHFLFPWANGGTLIHLWNKRPQDIVTEKRVQWSEFSRWICEQCHGIFRDLLGIHEPQGQSQKDRTADKEDLYSIHSDIKPENILHFTEDGSPLGSLKVSDLGLMKFHRLISRTVQSKPMGAAYQTYRAPEHDMGMIRSRKIDIWAFGCLFAEFLTWAIAGQGGIEHFKTMRVDEDRHFPDKNKGEWFEDHFFTMRTGQPRRKQSVAKWFANLDEDLSKDTFFSQFFSFIQDSMLHPDRNARVEYKDVEKFLERCLENHADSSFWFLDGKLTEKYSYGQRTTGLSTWSQE; encoded by the exons ATGCGGGACACTACAGGCAGCAGTGGTCAAGTGGTAGAAAATGAAGTTGATGAATACGGGAAGGCAGTCACCTCCATATACCACGCTACTAATATctgttttaatatttttgAACACCTTATATCCGTAGTCAATGCTGATTCCCTCACTAAACACATGCTCTTGGTATCAGATATAGAGCCTGAGGAAAAAATGAAAGGAATACCTCGAGATGTTACAGGTATTCGCAATAGCTTCGTTCTTTGGGTTGATCACACTAAGGCTTTAGCCACCGCCGGTGCCTCTTTGGACGACATGCTCCAAGAGGATGATAAGATCAAAGATACGGTAGTAGCATTACTGGAGATGATAGAAAGAAATCTCAACCGCT taaGACAGAACTGTGGCAAGAATCCAACGTTTCTTGACGAGGAGTCCCAACGATGGCTGACTTCGATCGACTCGGCTCTCAATAGGTTAAATGAACTAGCCAGAGCCATAAGTAAAAAATCTATTAAGCCGCAAGAAGAACTCGTTATATTTACTAGCAACGAAGATAAGGTTTTTCATGAAAAGGTTATTGCGCATATCAAGTCGAAATTCCCAAAAGCAAGGCCAAGCCTTAGGGAATATATGGGTGCCCGTATTGTCGCTCGACGACGAACACTGATGCTTAAGTGCCGACGCGCAAATAAGTCAAAAGCAACGCAGAATGAAGGCTATGCGGAAGTTGAATATCCAGATATGCCACAAACAAAGCCTGGCGAGACCCATTTTCAATGTCCATACTGCTTAAAACAACTGCAAGTAACTGAgctaaaagagagaaatgatgAGTACTGGAG ACTGCACATAAATCAAGACCTTCTACCGTACATATGTCCCTTCACGAGCTGTCCAGGCTCTATGTTCGCTCACCAAGCCCACTGGAGCAGTCACATGGCCATAGTCCACTCCAAAGAATGGCCTAGAAAAGTGCATTCTAGGATATGGGATTGCAACCTTGACCATGAGACGCCCGTCGAGTTTAATAACGAAGCAGACTGGAAAACCCATATGGAGGATATCTCGCTTCACAAAAGCCGTTCAAATCCACTTACCGGCAACCGTCTTGATGATCATATTGTTACAAAACAACAATTATGTCTTCGCGAGCCTTTTGTTTGCCCATTCTGCGAAGAGAAGCCCAAATCATTTGAGAACCCTGGAGGTCGTGGGAACCAGGCAGAAATGGAGAGCTCCTTGACGAGCCACATTGCTGATCATATCAGGTCACTTTTGCTTATGGCGCTACCAGCCTTTGATAGCGAAGTCACAGATGCCGCCAAGAGACCAGTTGGTCACAAAGTCTCTCAAAAAGAACAATCTAAGCCTCTGAGAAAAGTTTTAAGAGAATCTTTGATAACTTGTGCGCTCAACAAAGAGAAGCGTTTCATACCTCGTCGACAACTGGAAATGAAATGCGATATAGAGGCGGTAGCAAGAGAATTGAAAAAGGCATTTCCCAGAAGTGATCCTAATTTTTACGAAAAACTCGCATCACTGATATGCCATGGCCAAACTCGAAACTCGTCTCTTATCTCGAAGCCATGTTTCAAAATATTCGCCATTCTCGTGCTTCTTGACAAAGCTAGGCTTATAGACTACTTTCAGAAGCATTCAGTGTGCGACGATGACCTTCCATTTTACTGCACTCCTGACTTTGGAAAGATGTGGTCGAATAAAACGGGAGagaaagattatataaagtttccTGATGGAATTGATGATGAATTCATTGAGGCTTTTGCTAGAGTACAGTGGTCAGTTTTGGCACCAGCTTTCGAGTCCCCTAAATCGAGCTCTTTGCGTTGCAACTTCTACGAATTCGACGATATGATAATACTTCCTATCACAAACGTCTCAGACAATAAACACCAGGGTGGTTTTGGATTAGTCGAAAAAGTACAGTTACACGAGGAGCATAACGGTTTT AAACACTCACACTTTGCCCTAAAAACTATTCATTCTATGATGCCGTTTGATTTGAAAGATAATTTTTTTCGGCAGGAGCTAGATGCTTTTCAAAAAGCTAAGCCCCATAGTCATCTTATAGAGGTTTGTGCTGCTttcaaaaaaggagagaattATCACTTTCTATTCCCATGGGCAAATGGAGGCACACTGATTCACTTATGGAATAAACGTCCGCAAGATATTGTCACAGAGAAGCGGGTTCAATGGTCAGAATTTAGCCGATGGATTTGTGAGCAATGCCATGGCATTTTTCGAGATCTTTTAGGTATCCATGAGCCTCAAGGACAATCTCAAAAAGATAGAACGGCCGATAAGGAGGACCTCTACTCAATACACAGCGATATCAAGCCAGAAAATATCTTACACTTTACTGAAGATGGTTCGCCACTGGGTTCGCTCAAGGTTTCAGACCTGGGCCTTATGAAATTCCACAGGCTCATCTCCCGAACGGTGCAATCCAAACCTATGGGCGCCGCCTATCAAACTTATAGAGCGCCAGAACATGATATGGGTATGATAAGATCAAGGAAAATTGATATATGGGCATTTGGCTGTCTCTTTGCCGAGTTCCTTACGTGGGCTATCGCCGGCCAAGGTGGGATTGAACATTTCAAAACGATGCGAGTGGACGAAGATAGACACTTTCCTGATAAAAACAAAGGCGAATGGTTTGAAGACCATTTCTTCACAATGAGGACGGGACAACCAAGGCGGAAACAATCTGTCGCAAAG TGGTTTGCAAACCTAGATGAAGACTTGAGTAAAGATACGTTCTTCTCACAGTTCTTTAGCTTTATCCAAGACTCGATGCTTCATCCGGATAGAAACGCTCGAGTAGAGTATAAAGATGTTGAAAAATTCTTGGAGAGATGCTTAGAAAATCACGCTGACAGTTCATTTTGGTTCCTTGACGGAAAATTGACTGAAAAATACAGCTATGGCCAGCGCACGACAGGATTAAGTACTTGGTCGCAAGAATAG
- a CDS encoding uncharacterized protein (EggNog:ENOG41~MEROPS:MER0013656): MSEGEQRIRKAQVRFKVLQSVHSYFSDCLPTRDDINNGRYCLTSRYGLSDVDDITILRADINLLPITLQHISNGQAISKDIDQLINALDPLLSLFEQSVQFEEKSYGSIPELQVIEPFPKLAFLQSLGGQSGILRKDICDTDNAKTGISLQSAATGNTFVLEIQRSVFGLDIPSPYIKFPPPGKTIADCQGVIERFKQAVYDISRDEATEWDAESQLQKVTKEEESFIKDTHDFNTASSSLFKLLVERIGCNAEHTARLHLSGFRTTQLEMFLKTCHKDEVWIPASFIHSLEANLSETKFEPKMCAYEPRCRMIRGCFNGTKIWEDYTVGSETHDLPIASLPSMMSDHLSKEHISQSINNQSLGQINRKIVGLLLACSLLKLCGSPWIQHTFEAENIYLSPHSSPNNSLNSWRAHIPCKLGSHPSTRLLPEDVAAIGVLILELEANCTAGWTEYDKDYYTEVNSNRLRLSRILKEWKNSHFTDFYHGIGMSCLYFEALVANFHHPGIREDLKHFAVLYKCIINPLYQKLVSEFGAAARLFEGAPGLSLLSRQQNTSTLSPIVLYDDWESFEPDEKSKHAQKLTLELEDGFLCKIKTLRENLESISLARAYTGIKTPEPIRIAILDTGIDTTDKMIGPASRSRIKAKRSWVGSIEDYEDRYGHGTHVTRLLLKMAPAADIYIAKITDGKTVDAKDMDRIAEAIDWAMKEWKVHIISMSFGYESKKQAIEDAIERASKAGILMFAAASNEGGNRRDRSRPGRNPEVICIHACDGKGNRGDMNPNPQRNEYNFTALGVAVKSYWKKKKVYKSGTSFATPVAAAFAADILEFANFRCELKEEDKKLLYKKHGMQAVFRSMSNERDEYDYLQPNLLWDDGDDDDKVAAKIGKILASL, encoded by the exons ATGTCTGAAGGGGAACAACGCATTCGCAAAGCACAAGTGCGTTTCAAGGTCTTGCAAAGCGTCCATTCTTACTTTAGCGACTGCCTTCCCACGCGGGATGATATCAACAATGGGCGATATTGCTTAACATCCAGGTACGGCTTAAGTGATGTGGATGATATTACCATTCTACGAGCAGATATCAATTTATTACCCATTACGCTCCAGCATATCAGTAATGGTCAAGCTATAAGCAAGGATATCGACCAGTTGATCAACGCTCTCGACCCTTTGTTATCTTTATTTGAACAGTCGGTGCAATTTGAAGAGAAGTCATATGGAAGCATCCCGGAACTACAG GTTATAGAGCCTTTCCCTAAGCTTGCCTTTCTTCAAAGTTTGGGGGGGCAATCTGGCATACTCAGAAAGGATATCTGTGATACCGACAACGCTAAGACGGGGATTTCTCTCCAGTCTGCAGCAACAGGCAATACCTTTGTGTTAGAGATTCAGCGATCGGTTTTCGGGCTGGATATTCCAAGCCCGTATATCAAATTTCCACCTCCTGGAAAGACGATAGCAGATTGCCAAGGGGTGATTGAGAGATTCAAGCAAGCCGTCTATGATATATCTAGAGATGAGGCAACAGAGTGGGATGCCGAGAGCCAATTGCAGAAGGTtacgaaagaagaagaaagctttATTAAGGACACACATGATTTCAAcacagcatcttcttcactATTCAAATTGCTGGTTGAGCGTATCGGCTGTAATGCTGAACATACGGCAAGATTGCACCTCTCTGGCTTCCGTACAACGCAATTGGAAATGTTCTTAAAGACCTGCCATAAAGATGAAGTTTGGATACCTGCAAGCTTCATTCA CTCCTTGGAGGCCAATTTGTCAGAAACGAAATTTGAGCCTAAAATGTGTGCGTATGAACCTCGCTGTCGAATGATCCGTGGCTGTTTCAACGGAACAAAAATCTGGGAAGATTACACTGTGGGTTCTGAGACGCATGATTTGCCTATCGCAAGTTTACCATCGATGATGTCGGATCACCTTTCTAAAGAACACATCTCCCAATCAATAAACAATCAGAGCTTGGGTCAGATTAACCGAAAGATAGTTGGGCTTCTCCTTGCATGTTCTCTACTTAAACTATGCGGCAGCCCTTGGATTCAACACACATTCGAAGCAGAAAATATTTATCTCTCACCACATTCATCTCCTAACAATTCGTTAAATTCTTGGCGCGCACATATTCCTTGTAAATTGGGATCTCATCCCAGCACAAGATTGCTACCAGAGGATGTTGCTGCCATTGGTGTCTTGATTCTTGAGCTTGAGGCCAATTGCACGGCAGGATGGACTGAATATGACAAAGATTATTATACGGAAGTCAACTCCAACAGACTTCGTCTATCCCGAATCCTAAAGGAATGGAAGAACAGCCACTTCACTGATTTCTATCATGGAATTGGGATGTCTTGCTTATATTTTGAGGCTCTTGTCGCGAATTTTCATCATCCCGGTATTAGGGAAGACTTAAAGCATTTTGCGGTCTTGTACAAATGCATTATAAATCCACTATACCAAAAGCTAGTGTCTGAATTTGGAGCCGCCGCACGTCTCTTCGAAGGGGCGCCGGGtctgtctcttctttccagACAGCAAAATACCTCAACCTTGAGTCCCATTGTATTATATGATGACTGGGAATCCTTTGAGCCTGATGAAAA GTCTAAACATGCACAAAAATTAACTTTGGAATTAGAGGACGGCTTTCTCTGCAAGATTAAAACTCTCCGAGAGAATTTGGAATCCATCAGTCTTGCAAGAGCTTACACAGGTATAAAAACCCCAGAGCCAATTCGAATCGCGATACTTGACACAGGAATTGATACCACCGACAAGATGATTGGGCCCGCTAGCAGATCAAGAATTAAAGCTAAGCGAAGTTGGGTTGGATCAATTGAAGATTACGAAGACAGATATGGTCATGGAACACATGTTACTCGCCTCCTGCTTAAAATGGCTCCAGCTGCAGATATCTACATCGCCAAGATTACGGACGGTAAGACAGTGGACGCGAAAGATATGGACCGAATTGCTGAG GCTATCGATTGGGCAATGAAAGAATGGAAAGTGCACATCATATCAATGTCGTTTGGTTATGAAAGCAAGAAGCAGGCTATTGAAGATGCTATCGAAAGAGCCTCCAAAGCCGGCATTCTAATGTTCGCGGCTGCCTCCAATGAAGGGGGCAATAGAAGAGACCGCTCTCGTCCTGGTCGAAACCCTGAGGTTATTTGTATACACGCCTGTGATGGTAAGGGCAACAGAGGAGATATGAATCCGAATCCACAACGAAATGAATACAATTTTACTGCTCTTGGTGTCGCCGTTAAATCAtactggaagaagaaaaaggtatataaatCTGGAACCTCGTTTGCTACTCCCGTAGCCGCGGCCTTTGCCGCAGATATTTTGGAATTTGCAAATTTCAGGTGTGAGCTCAAAGAAGAGGATAAGAAGCTACTCTATAAGAAGCATGGAATGCAAGCAGTGTTCCGTTCTATGTCAAACGAGCGAGACGAGTATGATTACCTGCAACCCAACCTATTAtgggacgatggcgatgacgatgacaaGGTAGCTGCAAAAATCGGAAAAATACTGGCGTCATTATAA
- a CDS encoding uncharacterized protein (EggNog:ENOG41~MEROPS:MER0013656), producing MMPRGKTSSANLSTIYDQHNCLQQTNPKDAKVLEMSEGEQRIRKAQVRFKVLQSVHSYFSDCLPTRDDINNGRYCLTSRYGLSDVDDITILRADINLLPITLQHISNGQAISKDIDQLINALDPLLSLFEQSVQFEEKSYGSIPELQVIEPFPKLAFLQSLGGQSGILRKDICDTDNAKTGISLQSAATGNTFVLEIQRSVFGLDIPSPYIKFPPPGKTIADCQGVIERFKQAVYDISRDEATEWDAESQLQKVTKEEESFIKDTHDFNTASSSLFKLLVERIGCNAEHTARLHLSGFRTTQLEMFLKTCHKDEVWIPASFIHSLEANLSETKFEPKMCAYEPRCRMIRGCFNGTKIWEDYTVGSETHDLPIASLPSMMSDHLSKEHISQSINNQSLGQINRKIVGLLLACSLLKLCGSPWIQHTFEAENIYLSPHSSPNNSLNSWRAHIPCKLGSHPSTRLLPEDVAAIGVLILELEANCTAGWTEYDKDYYTEVNSNRLRLSRILKEWKNSHFTDFYHGIGMSCLYFEALVANFHHPGIREDLKHFAVLYKCIINPLYQKLVSEFGAAARLFEGAPGLSLLSRQQNTSTLSPIVLYDDWESFEPDEKSKHAQKLTLELEDGFLCKIKTLRENLESISLARAYTGIKTPEPIRIAILDTGIDTTDKMIGPASRSRIKAKRSWVGSIEDYEDRYGHGTHVTRLLLKMAPAADIYIAKITDGKTVDAKDMDRIAEAIDWAMKEWKVHIISMSFGYESKKQAIEDAIERASKAGILMFAAASNEGGNRRDRSRPGRNPEVICIHACDGKGNRGDMNPNPQRNEYNFTALGVAVKSYWKKKKVYKSGTSFATPVAAAFAADILEFANFRCELKEEDKKLLYKKHGMQAVFRSMSNERDEYDYLQPNLLWDDGDDDDKVAAKIGKILASL from the exons ATGATGCCACGAGGCAAGACTTCATCTGCGAATCTTTCGACAATATATGACCAGCATAACTGTCTACAACA AACGAACCCGAAAGACGCAAAAGTCTTAGAAATGTCTGAAGGGGAACAACGCATTCGCAAAGCACAAGTGCGTTTCAAGGTCTTGCAAAGCGTCCATTCTTACTTTAGCGACTGCCTTCCCACGCGGGATGATATCAACAATGGGCGATATTGCTTAACATCCAGGTACGGCTTAAGTGATGTGGATGATATTACCATTCTACGAGCAGATATCAATTTATTACCCATTACGCTCCAGCATATCAGTAATGGTCAAGCTATAAGCAAGGATATCGACCAGTTGATCAACGCTCTCGACCCTTTGTTATCTTTATTTGAACAGTCGGTGCAATTTGAAGAGAAGTCATATGGAAGCATCCCGGAACTACAG GTTATAGAGCCTTTCCCTAAGCTTGCCTTTCTTCAAAGTTTGGGGGGGCAATCTGGCATACTCAGAAAGGATATCTGTGATACCGACAACGCTAAGACGGGGATTTCTCTCCAGTCTGCAGCAACAGGCAATACCTTTGTGTTAGAGATTCAGCGATCGGTTTTCGGGCTGGATATTCCAAGCCCGTATATCAAATTTCCACCTCCTGGAAAGACGATAGCAGATTGCCAAGGGGTGATTGAGAGATTCAAGCAAGCCGTCTATGATATATCTAGAGATGAGGCAACAGAGTGGGATGCCGAGAGCCAATTGCAGAAGGTtacgaaagaagaagaaagctttATTAAGGACACACATGATTTCAAcacagcatcttcttcactATTCAAATTGCTGGTTGAGCGTATCGGCTGTAATGCTGAACATACGGCAAGATTGCACCTCTCTGGCTTCCGTACAACGCAATTGGAAATGTTCTTAAAGACCTGCCATAAAGATGAAGTTTGGATACCTGCAAGCTTCATTCA CTCCTTGGAGGCCAATTTGTCAGAAACGAAATTTGAGCCTAAAATGTGTGCGTATGAACCTCGCTGTCGAATGATCCGTGGCTGTTTCAACGGAACAAAAATCTGGGAAGATTACACTGTGGGTTCTGAGACGCATGATTTGCCTATCGCAAGTTTACCATCGATGATGTCGGATCACCTTTCTAAAGAACACATCTCCCAATCAATAAACAATCAGAGCTTGGGTCAGATTAACCGAAAGATAGTTGGGCTTCTCCTTGCATGTTCTCTACTTAAACTATGCGGCAGCCCTTGGATTCAACACACATTCGAAGCAGAAAATATTTATCTCTCACCACATTCATCTCCTAACAATTCGTTAAATTCTTGGCGCGCACATATTCCTTGTAAATTGGGATCTCATCCCAGCACAAGATTGCTACCAGAGGATGTTGCTGCCATTGGTGTCTTGATTCTTGAGCTTGAGGCCAATTGCACGGCAGGATGGACTGAATATGACAAAGATTATTATACGGAAGTCAACTCCAACAGACTTCGTCTATCCCGAATCCTAAAGGAATGGAAGAACAGCCACTTCACTGATTTCTATCATGGAATTGGGATGTCTTGCTTATATTTTGAGGCTCTTGTCGCGAATTTTCATCATCCCGGTATTAGGGAAGACTTAAAGCATTTTGCGGTCTTGTACAAATGCATTATAAATCCACTATACCAAAAGCTAGTGTCTGAATTTGGAGCCGCCGCACGTCTCTTCGAAGGGGCGCCGGGtctgtctcttctttccagACAGCAAAATACCTCAACCTTGAGTCCCATTGTATTATATGATGACTGGGAATCCTTTGAGCCTGATGAAAA GTCTAAACATGCACAAAAATTAACTTTGGAATTAGAGGACGGCTTTCTCTGCAAGATTAAAACTCTCCGAGAGAATTTGGAATCCATCAGTCTTGCAAGAGCTTACACAGGTATAAAAACCCCAGAGCCAATTCGAATCGCGATACTTGACACAGGAATTGATACCACCGACAAGATGATTGGGCCCGCTAGCAGATCAAGAATTAAAGCTAAGCGAAGTTGGGTTGGATCAATTGAAGATTACGAAGACAGATATGGTCATGGAACACATGTTACTCGCCTCCTGCTTAAAATGGCTCCAGCTGCAGATATCTACATCGCCAAGATTACGGACGGTAAGACAGTGGACGCGAAAGATATGGACCGAATTGCTGAG GCTATCGATTGGGCAATGAAAGAATGGAAAGTGCACATCATATCAATGTCGTTTGGTTATGAAAGCAAGAAGCAGGCTATTGAAGATGCTATCGAAAGAGCCTCCAAAGCCGGCATTCTAATGTTCGCGGCTGCCTCCAATGAAGGGGGCAATAGAAGAGACCGCTCTCGTCCTGGTCGAAACCCTGAGGTTATTTGTATACACGCCTGTGATGGTAAGGGCAACAGAGGAGATATGAATCCGAATCCACAACGAAATGAATACAATTTTACTGCTCTTGGTGTCGCCGTTAAATCAtactggaagaagaaaaaggtatataaatCTGGAACCTCGTTTGCTACTCCCGTAGCCGCGGCCTTTGCCGCAGATATTTTGGAATTTGCAAATTTCAGGTGTGAGCTCAAAGAAGAGGATAAGAAGCTACTCTATAAGAAGCATGGAATGCAAGCAGTGTTCCGTTCTATGTCAAACGAGCGAGACGAGTATGATTACCTGCAACCCAACCTATTAtgggacgatggcgatgacgatgacaaGGTAGCTGCAAAAATCGGAAAAATACTGGCGTCATTATAA
- a CDS encoding uncharacterized protein (EggNog:ENOG41): MGSSPFKLNKVMSRFRTHGRGRSNEEWRSNESQCIPGGYIVPRRLEAALKEKWPNQYVVEMRSNEYRVRAPGKLTDEEISTCYSYGY; encoded by the exons ATGGGATCCTCACCATTCAAACTCAACAAAGTTATGTCCAGGTTTCGCACCCATGGCCGAGGTAGATCTAACGAAGAGTGGAGATCGAACGAGTCACAGTGCATCCCTGGAGGATACATCGTTCCTCGAAGGTTGGAGGCAGCCCTGAAAGAAAAATGGCCCAACCAGTACGTTGTTGAA ATGCGCTCTAATGAGTATCGTGTCCGAGCACCGGGTAAACTTACCGACGAGGAAATCAGCACATGCTACTCGTATGGCTACTGA